The genomic stretch TCCTTAGGTCCTGTGTTTGTGGAACACCAGATGTCAAATAAGACAGTGTTTAGGCAGGGAGTATGTCACTGCTACATTTATCATTGCAATttcagttaaaaatgaaatagatGTGTTTGTCTCTTACACCCTgttacaaacatacacacactttgaaACCTATATGTATATCATTTAtcagtgtttctatttttttttttttttttgcatctgccAACTGAAAATAACTTGAAATATGAGTTGATAGAGTAGAGTAAACTAAAACCATATAGAAAAGCGTAGTCTACCTAAATGTTTCCCTCAGGTGGTAATGTATTGTAATGATATTGATTTTAACCCTTTTATTTCTGCCTGCAGGGGTGATAGTTGGTGTGGAGGAGAGTACATCTTATTCCTGGCTTGCCTGCAAtcactgcagaagtgacaacTTGGAGATTTTAGATGAAAGGCTGTAAGTTTTCAAAATGAACACTAATATCGTAATGGTAATAATCATAGAAAATCAtaactgcatttgttttattttgttttctgcagtcaAACCTTCCACTGTGTTTCTTGTAACTCAGCAGTGGACAAGCCAGGCACAAACATTCGACTTGAAGTGTTTTTGAGTTGTTCTTCATTGAGTAACTGCACTTTGAAGGTTAAGGTAAGAACAATATTATTGGGTTTTAAAGTGTATTTGAAGGAATAATTCAGTATTTTGGCTGATATACCTGGTTACCTGCTGAGAGATGAGATGATTAATACAACTCTCACTAGTAACTTCTGGAGTCTTTTCTGATGAACTGCTCTCAGCCAAGTAAAATGCACATGTAAAATGGAGATTGTTTTCATATGAAGATTTTTCTATGAATTAATCCAACAACATAAAATGCGTTAATTGGGTAGATGTGGAGGTGCTTGGTTTTGTTACCTTGAAACAGCCAGGCTGGCTATTTGCTCAGTTGCCAATCTAGATTATCCATTGAACTCTTCAATGCTTAGGCTTCACTGAGTAGATAAGAGTATGGTgtcaatcttctcatctcactctcagcaagaaaacatATTGGTGGATTTATTAACACGCTGAGCTGTTTCTGAAActagaaaaatgtgaaatagcAAGAAAAATGTTAGGTTTTTATCTCTGAAGTACGGCAGTACAAAGTGCTACAGGGTGGGATGGTGGTGTAGTGGGCAGGGACAAGCCCCCttgtgtccttgagcaagatgCTAAATCCTCTCACGCTACCTGGGTGCCCTTCTGTAGTGAGACTCATAAAGATAAAATCGATATTCTGCTCATTAAATGGTTGTATGTGCATCTGGACAGTGAAACTTTTTATTAGGGGCAGCCTGGTGATCAGAAAACCAATTGTACCACTCCAATTAAAATTATCAGTGTTCTTTTTATCACCTGTTGATATTTCAACCTTCCATTAATCTGTTACTCACCAGACAGCACAGTATATTTAGTGCAGCATTTTCTTCCCATTTACAACATAAAGGcaataattaaaaaagagaTTAATGGCTTCACACCTTTTTATCCCCCTAACAGCTGCAGCAAAAGACAACCACGTCCATTTTAAACACCGTAGCACTGGAGGATAATGAGGTAGGTGTGCTTTTACTATCTGTTATGTAACCCCAGGCTGAACTGCACAGTGCACTGATCTTCTGTCAATATGTCCTGGCAGCACAGTCATCTGTTCATGTCAGGGTGATAAACTCTGTTCTGTACTGAACGAAAAGCTGAGTCATGCTGGTCATTGATTCAGTTGAAGAAATTTGCTGCCAAAATACTGATGTACTGTTCCACCACCTGTATTTagtgatttatatttttatcttccatgttttttttttttccattgggaatgttttaatttactttCCATCTAACCTACAGCTGGTTGAGCTGATAGGAAACatgtaaatacagttttttctATATTGGTGCAAATGTGaatcaattaattgattagCTGATCAACAAACTGAATCTGCAACTGTTAAGTGAATATTTGCTATTTTTTAAGCCAAATTTTTGGCCAGTGTTTCTAACTTCTTAAAGATGCAAATTTTGATGCACAGGACTATAACTATGAATATGCCTTGGCagtaattattaaaaatcatgCAATCgataatgaaaacaatcattagttgcagctctAATTTACAATGTAGGCATTAATGCACTCACGGGAACTAATGAAAGCAGAATAAATacaatgattaatcaattaataaaTAGTTTATTAGTGCTGTCCAGTGTGAGGGGTGTAAAGGTCAGAGCCTTAAGTAAATTCTAATATTATTGCAACCACAGCAACGTAAACAGATTGAATAAACATTTATCACGCAAGTTACTgaggaatttatttttaattgatttgtAGAGTTTTCAGCCTAAAGTCATTTACAAAAATTGTAAAAGTGTGACGTTGAATGTTTCTGTACGCCGGGGGTgaattttgtttgctttggacCATGTGTTTCAGTTCCCAGGTTACGATGTGGAGAATGTCCTGGGAAAAGAGGTGGGCCCCCTTGCCGTTTACGTTCGAGTCATCACCAGGAAACCTGCCGTCTGGATGGGCCTGGAAGAAATTTGCCTATAAAGACTGTCAAGGCAAGTCACTAATGATATCAATCCTCAAGCTTCAGCTGGCTCCAAGGATCTGCACTTTAGGCCTTGCTCAGAACCAGTacagcctcctctcctcccctctgaAGGCCTCCCTGAGAGCTTGAGGCTGTGCTGAAGTGAACAGGCTGCCAGAAGACAAGGTCTTGTTTGTGTTAATGATATGTGATCCTGTGCACCAGGAGTTGACAGCCCAAGGGTAGTCCAATGGCATGCAGCCTGTCAGAGGACCCCACGTGGTTTATCAACTGGAATGTGACTTTTAGAACAGGACTTTTGAGtgtaaacacatatttaaagTTGCCTTGTTCCATGCTATCTACCTCTGTACTTAACATTACTGACACTGTCAATAAACGTATTTTGCTGACTTCACTTTCTATTTCCTGTTGCACTTTGTAACTTCTGGTGAGAAAACACTTCTGCTACATAGACAGACTACTCCCAGACCAGGGAACTCTGCACTTTTTCAGCAATTTTATTACAGATttcataaacaaaatgttttcaaggTTCCATACAAACTATATAAAAGATCATGCTCTGGCTCTTATACAAAGTTTGGAATTATAAAACATGTACCATATCAGGTATACCATCATATCATATAAATGCAGtggtaaaataatttaatatagaGAAATTCCCACAAAAATATGGCAGCAATATCATATATATTTTCCAGTGCCATTATGGTAAGCTTAATACATCTGGTACAGATGGTAAAAATGTCTCTTGAGGTATGTTTCTAAAAGCTCAGTTCTTAAAGCAGTCAATTTGTCACCGGCTCTCTGCACTGGTAGAGCCCGCAAACGATGAGTTGGGTATCTGCTTGAAGAAATCTCTGAGCCCGGTGAGCTCTCTGGTTAGCTGCTCGATAGTTTTATGAAGCCTGTCATTTTCAGCGCTCAGTTCAATCAGCTTCTGTTGCATCTCCATGTTGCGCCTCTTGGCTTTGTCCCTGCTTTTCCTCACTGCAATGTTATTCCTCTCTCGCCTCTGTCGGTACTCCATGCTCAATCTGTCCACCGCCTTCTTCCCCTTTTCCCTGCCCATCTTCCGCGGGGAGGATTTGGCCGAGCTGACAGTGGAGACAGGCTCCGGAGTTGTTGGGGGCGTTGGCTGCCCTGTGGTTAGGCTGACGGAGGTCTGGGCGCAGGTTTCAATCTGAGAAGGCAGGGATGAGGACATATCGCTGTCACTCCAGTCGGACTCCTGCTTGATAGGAGCACTAAACACCCCCTTGTCCAGCCCGCTGTCCACCTTTCTCTCCGCTGCGTATGTGGCTGACAGCTGCTGCATGCTGCCGGACAGGACGGAGCTCTGCATGTTGTAGAAATCCGCCTTCTCCTGCTTCACGGTATTGAACAGGTCGAGAAACAGCTCGTCGTTGCACAGCTCCAGGTTTGGCACGGCTGTCATCGCCTCGATGTACTGGCTGAAGTCGATGGCGCTCTCGTCGTCGTACATGGCAGGGGCGGTGCTCAGCTCCACCATGGTGCCGTCTTCGCCCGCTCCGTCACTCCTGCTGCCTGGTTTGCAGACCCCCTGCTGCGGGCCGCCCAGCTTGGTACTCTCGTAGAAGTTAGCAGGCTCCATCGCCCAGCTCATGTTGCATTGTGGAGACACACAGTGAGAGTCCAGGCTGTATATGTCACACATTAACGCTGGTGTATTGTCCACGTGGTTTAAGAAGGAAATAAAGTTGTTAATGAATAAGCCACCGCTATGACACCTCTCTGCAGCGCAGTAACCCTGCAGCGGCTTCTTTCTTTGCAGGGGACTGTTCGCTCTCTCCCTTTTCAAAGTTTCTTTGGCTTGTATCCCTGGGTGATGACTGTCAGGCTCTCAACGTGGATGCTCCAACACTTGTCAGTCTCTGAAGCGTCTGTACTTTTCGCGGAGTGTTTTGTATCGTTTCCCCGCTGACGTCACACGCACCGCCCTCTCACCAACCAGTCAGCGCACGACGAGGATCACGTGGTGTCCTTTAACTTCCCATTTGAGGAGCGAGGGGCGTGTTGCTCATGCCACCCACTCTTTACAACGGTTGTATGAATGATTCAGAGCTATTTACACACTGTCGGCTCTGCTCTGGGTGCTGAGGATTAACTTTAATTTGCCGACCTATAAAATTCAGTCTCAAACAGTTTCTGAAAGAAGCGTTCAGTTCATTTGCTTAAGTGAAAATAGCTGCACTTCACTGTTACTATACCTCATTGCCTGTAGTACTCCTGCATTCACACTGCTCAGAAGTATCACAGTGGATCATTATCATTGATGGTTTAATCCTGTGACCAGTCCAGGGTGTCATTCATCACAAGTACTGATATATTGTTGGGTAGCTTTAGTTTGATCATGTTTACTAAActgatttcatgttttgttcagTACATTTTAATCTGAAAAGTAATTAGCAATTGCTGCAAAGTGAATGTACtgaattataaatatttatgtcCAAAATGCAATGAAGTATAAgtataaagcagcagaaaatcgAAGTACTCAAGTACTTATAGTATCTCATCCTCAATAGTACCTAATTATCAATGCTTAGTTTCCACCACGGAGCATATGTAATCAATGTGTTATAGTGGAGGTACAGACACCTTTCATAGGCTGTCAATAATCTCACAGACATGCATTCATGATTTAAAATTGCAAGTACTATCATGTTGATGCACGTCATGAGGATAGGTGTCAAATGATTAAGGGAAACTTTAACTACCGGATGTCTACATTAATGAGTAGACAGCATATTACTGTCGTCAATTTAAACATCAAAGCGTCATATTTTATAACCTCAACATCTCTTTACGagcaaataaatgtagtggaatAAATAGTGCAGTATTTTCCCAATATAGGGTAGGAGTATAAAATGGCATGAGATGGAAATACTCAGGGAAGTACATAAGgctaacaaaacaacaaaataaaaaacacaagtaCTTGTTGTGGtaaatatattcagttactTTTTAAGTgagcaacacagaaaacaaatttacAGAGGGATGCAAAAACTGCACATACAACTAAACAAAGATAACACACtgttcaaatgtaaacataaaatatatctATGAAATGCTGCAATGTAAATGCTGGACAACAAATCTGCAGGTCATATCGTtactacatactgtacaggCATGAATATTAAATTAGCACATTGCATAAAGCAGAGGTTTATACAATGTGCTAATTTGACTAatgaaattttatattttaacttaagatttatgtatgtatgtatgatcAAAACCCTTATTTACCAAGGCATCACAAATTATTAACATTATAATACAtgattatatgtatatatgagtTGATAAACAGATTTGTTCTGtataaaacaaattttacattttgtttggtGCAAAATTAGtagacagaaaataaactgctgAATAGTTACCTTCTAAAATTGTTGCCAATAATCTTATATTAGATATTATATTCAAAATATGCATCTATTCGAAGCTTCCTTAGATGACACATGCATTGAAGCCTCACGCAAATGCTTCAGCATTTTCCTCTTCAGCTGAGTGCTGTAATTTTCCACTTTCATAGTCCTCTGTGAAATGGTGCCACATGGTGGTGAACAAATGTAGGAACCGGGCAAAGTCAGATGTTCCACACTTTTCCAGCACTAAAGATGATACTGGTTAATCTACATGCCTTTATTTCCTAATACAGCTATAGAAATGCATCTTAAAACTATACTCAGGTATGCTTGCAAGTCATCATTAAAGGCTGACATTTCCTGAAGAGGAACTACCCCAAATCTGTTCATTTCTACAGAGATATTTAATCATCTAGTTGCACTTTATCCAAATGGAATAACCTTACTCAATTATCTGTCTAAGTTAAGGAAATAATAGCCTAATGAAGTTTCTTCGGTAGATGATAACATTTAACGTCAGTGTCTTCTGGAAAAGTCCCACATTCACAAGTCACgatttattaatttctttaaaatgagTTATCCCGCTATACCAGTTCAGTACAACACTCAAGTTCTGCCTTTACAAAGTTTGCAATGGccagtttttaatgtttaactcATAGGTTCAAATGACTTTATGTTTATAATGTATTTACAAAAttaattacatttgtttaattgCTTCATTTAGAATCTAATTGTTAATTTCCTATTGTCAGGTGTcgttttaatttagtttttaggtATTCTGGCACTTTCATGAcagtttttgtaattttgtaacGCGTTACAGTCTAAATAAAGATTGGACCTTTTTTCTGCCTGTACCTTTGGGCCAAACCAAATCATTTTAGGGTGTCAATGAGTGTAAAACTCTGCACAGGAAAGTAGATCCCACTTTAAGTTCTGTATTAAAGATACCGTATGTTTGTCTATTTCGTTTGCCTATTTGTAAAGACATGTTATGTTTAAGTAAAGCCAAAACGGGTGAAACTCAAAATGAACCACCCCCCTTGAAGTGAATAACTCGGCCGCACAACTCTGGCCTGCTATTGGTCCAAAGTTCCCCGCGAAAATAACGTCACCCGTAGTTTCGCGCCAGATCTGCAACACTCGGACGTAACCACCAGAAGAGGTAAGGATTTACtttctttaaattaaattatttcttATTAAATCAAAGTGTCGGTTGTTATACGCGGACGGTCGAACGTGTATCGAcgtattgtttttctttcat from Mastacembelus armatus chromosome 17, fMasArm1.2, whole genome shotgun sequence encodes the following:
- the cebpd gene encoding CCAAT/enhancer-binding protein delta, with the translated sequence MCDIYSLDSHCVSPQCNMSWAMEPANFYESTKLGGPQQGVCKPGSRSDGAGEDGTMVELSTAPAMYDDESAIDFSQYIEAMTAVPNLELCNDELFLDLFNTVKQEKADFYNMQSSVLSGSMQQLSATYAAERKVDSGLDKGVFSAPIKQESDWSDSDMSSSLPSQIETCAQTSVSLTTGQPTPPTTPEPVSTVSSAKSSPRKMGREKGKKAVDRLSMEYRQRRERNNIAVRKSRDKAKRRNMEMQQKLIELSAENDRLHKTIEQLTRELTGLRDFFKQIPNSSFAGSTSAESR